DNA from Bacteroidota bacterium:
TAAAACAGGAATGAACCATTCACATCCAGTTCTACGGGAGCTCCATGAACATATTTTAATAAAAGCGAAGGCTTTAATTTAATATCCTGATTTAAATCAATAACATAACCCCCATTCAAAAAAACATGATTAGCTTGGTCGAAATGTGCAGTAGAAGAATTATTATTAATTAAATCCGTTAATGATCTTGGGGCGAACTGAGGTATGGATAAACCCGCATAGAACTTTTCTGTATAAAAATACAGGCCAAAGCCAAAATAAGGAACAGTCCGATGGAAATCCTGCATAAAGGCAACATCATTTTTAGCCACATTTGAATATTCAACAGAAGAATAATTGTTGGAAAAAAAACTGGCTCCCACTTGCAAACCGGCAGATAATACCCCATGCTCAAATCTTATTTTATAGGAGTAAATTCCCATTATTTCTGTCTTCTTATCAATACCTATTTTGTCCATCAGAAAGTTCAGGCCAATACCAATCTTCTCATTATTAACCGGAGCATCTGCGGATAAAGTTGCTGTTTGGGGCGCTCCGGAGATATTGACCCATTGTTTGCGATAAAGTGCCGTGACACTCAAGGCATCGTGAGTACCAGCGTAGGCAGGATTTATGAGCAATCCATTAAATATGTATTGCGAATACATCGGTTCCTGCTGGGAAAAAACACTTAGTCCATTTGCTACCAGCAACTGCAGTATAATCATCAACCGGTAAATAATCTTTGAATAGAGCATATTCTTTACTTTTTTACCAATCATACTTCACAATTTACCCATATAGATCAACGTTTAATCGTAAGATATCCTGCTTTGGGCCTGTTCCCATTGTTAAAGTCGAGAATATAGAAATAGGTCCCTTCAGGAAGCTCATTTCCTATAGCGCCACTAACATTTGATAATCCATTCCATTCGTTCCTGTAGTCCTTTTTCTCATAAACGAGATTTCCCCAACGGTTAAAAATCTTAATATTTATAGTATATTTCTCTCCTCCATGGATGACGAAATAATCATTAATGCCATCCCCGTTAGGAGAAAAACCTGCAGGAATAAAAAGTGATATATCATCCAGATGTACCGGCGTTGGATCGTTCTCGCCGGTTTCATTGGCATTCTTATTCTTATTGGGATCAGGTACTGTTCCGTTATCCGACAAATCATATACAGGATCTCCGTTTATGCCAAGAGCAGTAGTATATGCTGTATTATAAAAATCACCAATTTTTAAATGAGGATAGACAACTAATTGTACCTTAATATTAACTTGTCCGCGGGCAGCAAGTTTAACATCAGATGCAAACAAAATAGTATCGTTGATGCCATTGAATAAAGAATTTGGCATCAAACTTAAACTATCAGAGGTAAGTGAAATAATCTTAAAATACATTGGCACAGGAAAGACTTTGGCAAGGTTATCGGAGATATTTACATGACTCAGTTCTGTGCTACCTAGATTTTCCACTTTATATATATACGTAATCAGATAAGAATCGTCAGGTTGAAGCTGAGGCATTGACGCATTCAATGCCAGTCCTATTGAAGGCACTGGTTTTACCAAAATAAAAACAGTATCATTTGCATAGAGTGGAATAACACCTTTATCCCAAACGCGAACCACGACAGTATCCTTTCCGGTATAAGCGCTATCAGGTACATATTTAACCAATGTCTTATCCATGCTTGCATTCCCATGCCCGGGAGCAATCCATATAACAGTAGTCAATGGATCCAGATTGTTATCCGGGTCATAATTATTTAGGTTTGTATTAATTTTTAAAGTATCTGAATTTTCTTTTATCTCAACATAATCGTTGACAGCGACGGGAGGGGTGTTCGTTGAATACGTCAATATTATTAACCAACCCTCAGCACAGAGCGAAGGAGAACCGTTATCACAAACCTTATATTTGCAGGTATCATATCCACTATAACCTTTAAATGGCGAATAAACCAATGTGTCATTTGATTTCATTTCCGCAGTGCCATGTTTGGGCAAAATATTCAGATTTATAGAAAGACTATCATGATCAACATCCAGAACATTGGATAAAATAGAATATCTGGAACTGCCATTTTCAGCAATAGTATCACGAATAAAATATTTAATGATGCGGGGAGAATCATTTACCGATTTGATATTGATATTTACCAATCGGTTTGTTGCAGCCCAATTTACACCGTCTGAAGCATTCCACTTAAAACTGGTTGAACCATACCAATTTGAATCAGGGGTAAAAGTAATTTTACCCAGGTTGGCCGCTGCAATTTCTTTTCCTGAATATATTGCCGTATCTCCTAAATGGAATGAACCATCCGTTGGTAAACTTTCTATTCTAATTTTATTCAGTTGATCCTTATCCAGATCGGTAAACTTTGAAGTGAAATCAAGTGCAGTAAATAAGACGACAGTGTCCTCCTGACCATCTTTGTTAATATCGCCGGAGATGACCGGCAGATGGTCATCATCTGAAATAGAACAGACAGCTTTCTTCGTGAATTGCACAGAGAGATTTGAAATCCCAAAGAAATTCAGGTTAAAAGCCCTGATTGGCTCTACCAGTTTGTCATTAACAATGGGGACGAATATTGTATCCGTTTCACCTTTATTCCCGGTAAAATGAAGTTGACCTGAAACTGCGGAATAATCAATTCCGGCTTTAGCCGTACTGTCAGCCGTTTTATAATTGATGGTGAAACCATTTTGAACAGCTGCATTTAGAACAACAACAAAATGAGCATAGCCATCAGGTGCATTTT
Protein-coding regions in this window:
- a CDS encoding type IX secretion system membrane protein PorP/SprF, translating into MIGKKVKNMLYSKIIYRLMIILQLLVANGLSVFSQQEPMYSQYIFNGLLINPAYAGTHDALSVTALYRKQWVNISGAPQTATLSADAPVNNEKIGIGLNFLMDKIGIDKKTEIMGIYSYKIRFEHGVLSAGLQVGASFFSNNYSSVEYSNVAKNDVAFMQDFHRTVPYFGFGLYFYTEKFYAGLSIPQFAPRSLTDLINNNSSTAHFDQANHVFLNGGYVIDLNQDIKLKPSLLLKYVHGAPVELDVNGSFLFYNFFALGASYRSLSSVNLFGEIKISSRFSLGYAYEYTTTDLQKFNSGT
- a CDS encoding Calx-beta domain-containing protein, translating into TFTRANWNILQTVTVTGKEDDIVDGTVPYQINISNAISSDPQYNGLPVAPIMLSNTDNDAAGFVISPVSNHTAETGGKANFTVKLSSKPATDSVNYVVVLNVSSSNTSEGIVDKSQLTFSYSNWYVPQTVTVTGVDDHIVDGNIPYSILLTLNNSLTTDPLYKTVPPGNVSVINDDNDSATLSINDMSKAEPDSGFTVPFTFTVTQSGSSVDTAYYVDFIVRDSTATSNSGDYNPLLPGTLYFSGSSGDKQIIKVDVNGDNLVEPQEFFKVVLTGITAGGRNVTIKNNTGLGTISNKTKSLASIRANIPSCSEPSGSGQFTVSMSHPSSTKTIIGYNVSGSATSGADFTSLSGTVTIPAFGTKATIDVIVKDDSILEGDETVVVTLKNILSGDTAISIGKQNNATVIIHDDDGAGLTVPDIDVNENAPDGYAHFVVVLNAAVQNGFTINYKTADSTAKAGIDYSAVSGQLHFTGNKGETDTIFVPIVNDKLVEPIRAFNLNFFGISNLSVQFTKKAVCSISDDDHLPVISGDINKDGQEDTVVLFTALDFTSKFTDLDKDQLNKIRIESLPTDGSFHLGDTAIYSGKEIAAANLGKITFTPDSNWYGSTSFKWNASDGVNWAATNRLVNINIKSVNDSPRIIKYFIRDTIAENGSSRYSILSNVLDVDHDSLSINLNILPKHGTAEMKSNDTLVYSPFKGYSGYDTCKYKVCDNGSPSLCAEGWLIILTYSTNTPPVAVNDYVEIKENSDTLKINTNLNNYDPDNNLDPLTTVIWIAPGHGNASMDKTLVKYVPDSAYTGKDTVVVRVWDKGVIPLYANDTVFILVKPVPSIGLALNASMPQLQPDDSYLITYIYKVENLGSTELSHVNISDNLAKVFPVPMYFKIISLTSDSLSLMPNSLFNGINDTILFASDVKLAARGQVNIKVQLVVYPHLKIGDFYNTAYTTALGINGDPVYDLSDNGTVPDPNKNKNANETGENDPTPVHLDDISLFIPAGFSPNGDGINDYFVIHGGEKYTINIKIFNRWGNLVYEKKDYRNEWNGLSNVSGAIGNELPEGTYFYILDFNNGNRPKAGYLTIKR